The sequence CAATTGTCTCCTCTGCCTCGCCTTATCACTTTAGGCTTCACGCCTCTTCTTCAACCTCAGCCACTTATGATTTTTCTGGTTTATCAATTATCGGCGCAGGTCAAATTGTTTTAAATAAAGCAATTACTCTTTCTCAAATAACAATCAATAAGTACCAAAGCTTAGATGTTAGCAATTTAACTTTAAATAACAGCTCAATCTTAAACCCGCCAAATTCCAACAACTCAATCACTGTTAACTCCTCAACAACATTTAACTCCTGTGATTTCAATGTCACGACCCTTTCTGCCGGCAATTATCTTTTATCAACCACTACTCCTAATAAATTTTCAAACTGCTATTTTACTGGCTCAACCTCATCTGGTCATGCAATAAGAATTACTGCTGCCGGTACTTATAGTTTTTCTGGTAATATTTTCTCTGGCTTTGGAAATGATGAAACCACATCAGCGGCAATTTTTAATGATTCAGGCGGCCTAGTGACTTTAAACATTACTGGTGGCGGAAATACCCCAACAGTTAGAAATGGCACTGGCGCCTCAACAGTAATTGCAAACGCAGTAACTTTATCAGTAACGGTTAAAAACGAGGCCGGCTCACCTATTCAAAACGCTCGCGTCTCAATCCAAAAAACTGCCAGCAACTCTTTAACCGGCGCTTTGCTATGGAATGGCTCAACCTACACCAATGAAACCACAGCTGCCAATGATGCGACTGCCAATGATATGACTCTTCTTCGTTCATCTCCAGCTGTAAATGACGCTTATTATTTTGGCGGCAAAGAACCTTTTTACAAATTAAGAATAAATATTGGGACAGCTGGATCTGGCACTTGGACAATCACTTGGGAATACTACAACGGTTCAACCTGGAGCGCAATTCCTGATGTCAACGACCCAACTAACGGCTTTAGAAATGGAACTGGAAATAAAGATATAACCTTTTCTCCACCATCAAATTGGGCGTCAACTTCTATAAATGGAATTCCGGCTTTTTGGATAAGAGCAAGGATTTCAAGCTTCACCAGCATCACCACCCAGCCTAAGGGCACACAGGCTTGGGTCTATTTGCAAATTATGAACCAACTCACCAATTCAAGCGGGATTGCAAGCAAAAGCTATAACTACACTTCAGATGAAGATGTCTATATAATCATAAGAAAATCAAGCGCCGGAGACACAAAATATTATCCTGTTAACACCCAGCAACAGATAACAAGCTCCGGGCTATCACTAACTTGGACATTAATCCAAGACACCATCGCCTCAGCCTAACCTCTTGTTTTACCTTGCCACCCTAAGGGTGTCTTAGGTTGACACCTTCCCCAAAAATAGCTTGACACCTGAATAGGTTAAGTTAAAAGTCAAAAGGCAAAACTCAAAAGTAAAATTCAAAATTTAAAAATATTTAATTAAAGAAAACTTTTGACTTTTAACTTGTAGTTTTGACTTTTGAATTTTAACTTTTGAATTATCTTATTCATAAATCTTAAATCTTAATTCCTTTCCCCTTACTACTATCTTCCTTTTCCCTCTTGCTCAACAAAGCCAAATGTAGAATAATCACAAAAGAAATGAACAAGACTAAAAAGGCAGGAGAGATTCTAAATCAGGGGGCAAAACTTCTAGCTGAAGGCAAGGCAAAACAGGCAATTACCCTTTTTAAGAAATCAATCAATCTTGATGATAAAATCGTTGCCGCTCACTTTGACTTAGCCTTGGCCTATATGCAGACTGGTGATGAACTCTCAGCCATCGAGTCGCTCAAAAAAACCACCAAGCTAAAACCCGATGACTTTGAAGCTTTTAATCTCCTTGGGCACCTTTATATGAATCAAAAAATGGTTGATCTTGCTCTTCCCTGCTTTCTTAAAGCAACAAAAATCAACCCAATGATGGCAGAAGCCCATTACAATCTTGGCGTTGCCTATATGCAAAAGAAGATGTTTGACAAGGCGCTTTCTGCCTACAAAAAAAGCTTAAAAGTCTTTCCCAACAACTCAATTGTTTTTAACAACATCGGTGTTGTTTATGAAGATATGGGAAATCCTCAAAAAGCGCTTGAATATTTCAAAAAAGCAATCAAAGTGAACCCACAAAATGCCACCGCCCTGCAGAACATAGGCGCATACTATATTAAGATAGACCCCAAAAAATCCAAAGAGTATTTTGAAAAAGCCACCAAAATTGAAAAAAATTCAGATAACGCATTCTTTAATCTTGGCGTTGCTCTAAGGCTGACTGGAGACACTGAAGGCTCAATTGCCGCCTTCGAAAAATCACTCAAGCTAAATCCAAACAACCAAATCACCTACGGCCAGCTTTACCATCAACTTCGCGATATAGTCGACTTTAAGAAAGCCAAAAAATTGGAAGGCAAGATGAGATCTCTTTCTGATAAAAACCTGAAAGAAGGCACCTTGCCTGCTGAAACCATCTTTGTTTCTGTAATCTACGATGATAACCCAAAAAGAAACCTGGAAATCGCCAAGGCCTGGAGCCGCTACATTGAAGAAAAAGTCGCGCCATTCAAAAGAAACTACATCTTTGCCAAAAAGAAAAAGAAAGAGAAAATCAAAATTGGATACCTTTCAAACGACTTCAAAGATCACGCCACAAGCCACCTCTTAATGGGAGTCTTAAGAGAACACAACAGATCAAAGTTTGAAATTTATGCCTATTCCTATTCAGAAAATGATAAAAGTTACTATCGAAAAGAGATTGAGAAACTAACCAAATTCAGAGACATTCTCACGCTTTCAGATCAAGAAGCAGCAGACTTAATCTACAAGGATAAAATTGATATTCTAGTTGATCTAAAAGGCCATACTACAAACTCAAGGCTTGAAATAGCCGCTCTAAGGCCGGCTCCTGTCCAAATTCATTACCTTGGCTTCCCCGGATCTGTGGGAGCAGATTTTATTGACTACTTCATCACTGACAAAATCCTAACCCCACCAAAACTAAGGCCCTATTTTAGCGAAAAACTAATTTATATGCCCCACTCATACCAAGCAAACGACAACAAACAAAAAATACTAAAAAGTCTTTCCTCAAGAAAGCAGTTTGGCCTGCCCGAAGACGCATTCCTTTTTGCCTCTTTTAACCAGCCTTATAAAATTACAGAAGACGCGCTTGATGCATGGTCTACCATTCTTAAGAAAGCCCCAAAAAGCGCCATCTTGTTCTTGGCAAAAAACCAAACGCAGGTTAAAAATATAACCTCAGAATTCAGAAAAAGGAAAATAGATGTCTCAAGAATATTCTTTAGCCTCCCCATTAAAAAATCGGCTCACCTGGCAAGACTTTCCCTATGTGATGCCGCCCTTGACACTTTTATCTGCAACGGCCATACAACCACATCCGATGCCCTATGGGCAGGAATTCCTGTGATTACCCTTTTGGGAAAGCATTTTGCCTCAAGAGTCAGCGCCAGCCTTCTTTGCGCTCTTGGGGTGCCCGAGCTTATCACCAAAACAAAAGAGGAATACATAAATCTTGCCGTCTCCCTTGCTAAAGATACCCAGAAAGCAAAAGAGATAAAAGAGAAAATCAAAGCAAATCGTCTTAAAGAGCCTCTCTTTGACACCACTAGATTTACAAGAAACCTAGAAAAAGCTTACATTAAAGTCTGGGAAAATTATCTTTCAGGCAAAAAACCAAGAGATTTTGTCATCAAAGATGAAAATTGAACCCAAGAGTCTTGCTGATCAATACGCAGAAAAAGGGATAAATCTAGCCAACAGTGGCGATCTTGACAACGCCATAAAATTTTTCAAGAAGTCAATTAAACTTTCTCCAAATGCCCAGATTTACTATTTCCTTGGCTTAAGCCACCAATTAAAAGGAGATCTTGAAAATGCCAAAAAATACTATCTGAAATCAATAAAAACAGATGACAAATACTCAATGTCATATAACAACTTAGGAGTCATTTATCTTGACCAAAAAGAATACTCAAAAGCAGTTAATTGCTTCGAAAAATCAATAAAATCAGATATATCAAATTCCTTTGCATATAACAATCTAGGCAATGCCTACAAAAAAATGGGAGACTCTAAAAAGGCCAAACAAGCATGGAAAAACGCCATCAAGATATTTCCCCGACTTCCCGAACCTTATAACAATCTGGGAGTTTTGGCTTACGAGGAAAAAAAATACAAAAAAGCAATTTCCTACCTTAAAAAAGCTGCTGATATTGACCCTGAGTACATTCAACCGCTATATCACCTTGGTTTTGTTTTTGCCCGTTTGAAAAAATTCAACATAGCCTCAAATTACCTTGAAAAATATATAAAAAAAGCAAAACCAGACGCCAACACTTTAGCGCTTTTGGCAAATTGTTACCTTAACTGCGGCAAGCTCAAAGAAGCTCTTGAAAAGTTTGAGGAAGCATTAACTTTAGAACCTGAATCTCCGTTTATTATTAATGATTTGGGTAATTTATATAAACAGATTGGGGATCTTGAAAAGGCCGCCTATTATTACCAAAAAGCGCTAAAGATAAACCCAAAACTTGACGGAACATTAAACAATTTAGGAACAGTATTTTTTAATCGCAGGCAATACCAAAAAGCAATTAACACCTTCACCAAAGCGATTGAAATCAACCCCAACATATCAACTGCCCACTACCACTTGGGCCTAATCTTTGAAAGGCAAGGAAAGTTTGACAAGGCAGCAAGGCATCTTGTTAAAGCCTATCAAATTGATCCTGAGCTTGGAGAGGCTTTGAATGTTATCACCTACCTTACCATGCAAGGATGCCTTTATGATAAATATGATTACTATTCCAAAAAACTTGACGAGCTGACAATAAAAGAAATCAAAAAAGGCGGAAAAATAAGCCAGTCGCCATTTTTAAACACTGTAAGAACTGAAGATCCAAAAACCCATCTTCAAATTGCCAGTCAAAAAAGCCGCGAAATAAAAGAAGATGTCAAAGGCTATCTTGAAAACTGGAAAACACCAAAATTTAAAAGAAAAGGTGTAATTACCCTGGGATATCTTTCAAATGACTTTTACGATCATGCCACAACCCATCTAATCCAAAGGCTTTTCAAGCTTCACAATCGAAACCGCTTTGCCGTTTATGCCTACTCATACGGACCAGACGACAAAAGCCCTTATAGAAAAATGCTTGAAAAAGACGCTGATCTTTTCGTTGACATTAAAGACTTAAGTTTTATTGATGCGGCAAGAAAAATTAGACAGGACGGCGTTGATATCCTAATTGACCTGAAAGGTCACACAAGAGACAGCCGTCTTGAGATTTTGGCCCTTCGTCCCTCCCCCATTCAAATCCACTATCTTGGCTACCCGGGAACAACTGGTGCTGACTTCATAGACTATTTTCTCACCGATTCTGTAATTACCAGAAAAGAAGACGAAAAATACTTCAGCGAAAAGCTAATTTATCTGCCAAACTCTTACCAGATAAACAACAATCAAAGGCAGATTTGGAAAGGAGAAATAACAAAAGAGGAAATGGGAATTCCCAAAAACAAATTTGTCTTTTGCTCTTTTAATCAAAGCTACAAAATTAACCGCAGGACACTTTATCTTTGGCTTGAAATTCTAAAAAAAGCAAAAGAATCAGTCTTGGTTTTGCTTGAAACAAATAGTTTTGCGCCGCGGGAAATAAAAAAGGAAGCGGAAAAAAACGGCGTTAATCCAAAAAGGATAATTTTCGTTCCCCGACTGCCGCAAGAGAAACACTTGGCAAGAATTGGGCTTTGCGATCTTGCTCTTGATACTCTAACTTGTAATGGCCATACCACCACTTCTGACACCTTATGGGCAGGAGTGCCTGTTGTTGCCCTTTATGGAAAACACTTTGCCTCGCGCGTCAGTTCAAGTCTGCTTTCGGCAATTAACCTGAAAGAGCTTATTACCCATTCTGGAAAAGAATATCTTGAGCTTGCAGTTGATCTTTACAAAAATCCAAAAAAATTAGAAAAAATAAAAAAGAAACTTGAAAAAAATAGACTAAAAGCGCCCCTTTTTGACAGTGAACAAACAGTTAAAAATCTTGAGAAAGCTTTTTTGGAAGCTGTAGAAAGGAAATTTGGGAAGGTGTCAAGCTAGTACACCCTAAGGGTGTCTTAGGTTGGCACCTTCCTTACTAAATAATAGATGAGGATCATTAATAATAAATTTATCGCCGTCAAAAAGTGCCGATACGGTTATTTTGCCTACAACAAAAACGACCTTTTTGTTGGCCGCTCGCTTGATTTATATGGCGAGTGGAGTCAGCCTGAATTTGACCTGCTTGGAAAATTTATTAATCCCGGCGATATTGTTCTTGATATTGGCGCCTACATTGGCACCCACAGCGTCTTTTTTGCCAAGAAAGTCTCCCCCGGCGGCCTTGTTATTGCCATCGAGCCACAAAGAACAGCCTACAACCTTCTTAACACCAACATCAGCCTAAATGAGCTTCTAAACGTCATTACCATTCACAAATTTGCCTCAAATATCCATCAAAAAATAACCGTTCCCCTTTTAAACCCCTATGTAAAACAAAACTTTGGTGCTATCAAAATCAGTAAATTCAAAGAAGGAGAAATTGTCGAATCTGTTTTAATTGACGACTTTCATCTTTCAGGCTGTAATTTAATCAAGATTGACACCGAGGAAAACGAAGACAAAATCATAGAAGGCGGGCTAAAAACAATAAAGAAATATAAACCAATAATTTATGTTGAAAACAATGAAATTCAAGATTCAGAAAGAATAATCAGCGCTATTAAAAAAATCGGCTATTTCCCCTACTGGCACATCTTCTCCTATTTTAACCCCAACAATTTCTTTAAAAATCCAAAAAATGTATTTTCAAAATTTGGCCCTGAGGCAAATATGATTTGCTTTCCAAAAACGCCAAACAAACTTCCAGCAAATTTAATAGAAGTAGCAGGGCTAAAAGACAACTGGGAAAAAGCAAGAGAAAGGCTTACCTTGCCAAGAAAAGACAAAAAGATATAATAAAAAAGATGAAAATTACAGACATCAATGGAATTCAAAGGGATTGTCTAAAGGTTACTTCAGATCCAGCTTACCCCGGATTTGTCAAGGTTGACTATATGCCTCACTTTAGAAAAGGAGACATTTATAGCGAATGGTATCCAATTGATCAATTCCTTGAGAAAAATCCGGAATTTAAAAAAGTATTCGCAAAAACCAAAATCCAAGAAGACTTAGGAGTTGTTGGCTATGCCTCAAGTCTAACTCTGGTTGATCGAACCAAAAAATGGGAAACAAATGTCTTCAAAGACATAACAGTTTGGATATCAAGAGGAAAAGGCGAAGGACAAACAAGAAAAATCGTCTCAAACAGCGAGGACACACTCATAATAGATAAACCTTGGAAAGTAGTGCCCGATAAAACTTCACAATATGTAATTTCAAACAATGTCAACGACCCGCAAGTTCTTGGAAACACCCTGCCTGAGGTCAAAGAAGAAAAGAAAAGAAAAAAGAAAAAACTTGACTTAAAAATAGTTGTAGATTAAATTAAAGACATGCAAATCACCAACCTCTTTAAGAAAAAAGAAGAAACAAAGGAAGAAAAATCAGCACCATTTACTCCTGTCAAAGTTCCTCCAAGAGATAAAAAAGGCAGATTCTTGCCTAAAAAAGAAAATAAAGAAAAAACAAAAGAAAAAAAGGAAGAAAAACCAGAAATTTTAAGCGTCACCTTCTTTGGCAAAGAAGTTAGAAAAGCCTACGCAGGTGGAAAATGGTATTTTGCCATTGATGATATTTATAACATTGCCTACCCGCCAAAAGAAGGAGAAGTGGTCAAGACCACCGAAGAGTTTGAAAAGATTAAAAAAGAGGTAACTAAAGAATTTGAAGGCATTCTATTTGCAGAAGCAGAAGGAATCAAAAAATTAATCGAGGAAATAAAAGGGGTTTTCCCCGGTCCTTTCACCCGCTGGCTTGATGAATCAGCCCAACTTCCATTTGTTCCACCACCCAAAGAGGAGAAAAAAGAAAATGAATAAAAAAGTAAGATATATCCCCACACAAAATCCCGATCCTTTGGAAAAAATCCATTATGTCTGTAGTGGTGGCTGTGGTTTTGTGTCAAACACTCCCGGCAAATGCTACACCGCAGGCTGCTACCGCTATCGAAATCCGTTAACTGAGTGTCGATGTAAAGACGGATTACACCAGGACATTATTACCAGAAATGTAGATAAAGATCTCCCTCTTCCCCCAAATACTACTCTCAAAGCTGTCCCGATCTCAAAAACCAAAAAATCAGCGACAAAAAGTAAAAAATAATATAAAAGTATATCTTTTTGCGTCAAAAGTAACATTTTTGGGGTATTGACAAATAATAAAAGAGCAACCTATACTGGTTTAGACGGCAATCTTTTAATAATTTATGGCTATATCAGACGACTTTACCATCGATTATGTAAATAAGAGGATTTATCATTCCTCAGGAACTACTATCTACACTGTAAACGCACTCTATTCTTATCTTCAGAACACTTTTGACGAACCAGAGCAAATGGATGATCCAATCCCGATGTCTGCCCAGACTCCTACTGAGTATACCTTAATTAATGGCTGGTTCATGAACGAGGCAAGAGAGGGCTCCCCTTCCCGAAATTGCTTTGAATTTCTCAAAGGCGGAGCTATAAAAACAGATGGTCAAAATGGAGAAATTCAAATATTAACACTTAATTCATCCGGTTATACCAATGCTGTTGTTTCAGATATAGGAAAAATTGTAAAAGACGATGGGGCTGACACTGGTCCCCTTCTTGACTATGATAATACCAATCGCAAGTGGTGGATAAGGGCCTCAAGCACAATTGCAAGTGGCTCAGCTATAACAATTACAAGCGGAACTGGAGCTGGAACTGCAGCTGCCAATTCAGCAACAGGAGAACAACTTTGGGCAAACATTTACACTCTTGGATCCATCGAGGAGGATTTGTCAGCTCCATCTGGGCAAAAACAGCAAATCTATATTGAACAGAACGGATCTCGTATATTTTCAGGTACAGAATGGTGGCCTGAAGGCGGAGAGTCAGCAACCACAAGGCATATTGATATACTCCTTAAAGTAAAAGAGGCTAGCCAGGAAATTGACGGAGCCCAAATTACAGTCTTCTTGCGCCATTATCAAAGCCAACCCACTGAATCTAACCCCGCAGATCTTTACGACCACTTTAGCATTGACCTTTCCTCAGGTGGACGAAACGCTGTCCCTCTTGCTACCGCAAACGACCTTAACAATACATCTTATCAGTCAACTGTATCAGGTTACAACGACATAACCATTGCTTTTGTTAATGGAACCATTAGCTATAGTGCAATAAATGGATCATTCCCTAGCTTCCAAACAGTAACTGGAAGTTCATCGGGTGCGACTGGAATTGTCCTAAAGCAAACCACAACTTCAGGAGCAGGAACTTTGACCTTGGGAAATGTAGTTGGAACCTTTCAAAATGGCGAGTCTATTTCAGGAGGTGGGGTTTCTGCCACCTCCTCCTCAACCTTAACCGAGGCTTACAAAATGCCAAAGAACTTCGAGCAGGGTTCAGAGTATAACTATTCTGTTATTATAGACTGCGCTGGAAGGCCGCTATCTCAGGTCTATGAATACCTAAAGTATGTAACAAGAATCGGCTCAACTTTCACCATGTACCCCACCATCTACCCACAAGGCGGTCCCCTTTCACACACCACCAAACAAGGACAACTTTATATTAGGGCCCATGAAGATACTCAAACCACACCCACAAATACATTCTCCCCCGTTAAGGCCTCTCCTTTTGGAACTTTTGCAGGAGGTAAATTCTTCGGCGCCCAAGGTATCTGGATTGAAAATATGGCAGCTTCTGATATTCAGAACTTTCAGCTTATTGATTCTGATGGCTCAACCAGGACTCCTCCCAACAAGCAGTCAATCACAATTACCAACCTTCTTTCAGATGACCGCGTGGCAGTATTTAGAACCACATCAGGAACAACTATCAACAAGGCAATGTACACAGCAGGAGCTGGAAATAATAGTGGCAATACCACCTTTGTAGTAAATGAGAGCATTGCCGTTGATACACCAGCATCAGGAGTTATTAGAATTGTTGACACATCAGACAACACAAACACGCGAGAAACAAGGTACACTTATACAAGCTGGTCTGGCTCAACATTCTCCGGTCTATCTCCGGCTTTAAACAGAAACTACACACAAACGGAAGATACTGCCTATGTTCCATTTATTGACACAACAGCAAGCGGCACTTCGGTTTCAGTTACCGTCATTTACACTACAGATAGAACAATTCTGGTCCGCGTAAGAAGATATACCCCAACTGCTATTTTGCCTTTTGAAACAACTGGAACATTTGGATCCACAGGTTATGCAACCAGTGCTATAAGAACTGTCGATTCAATTGTCAGCTAATGTCTGACCTAATTAATTACTTTATCTCCAATGAAGGAAGCCTTGATAATGCAAGCCTTGAATTTGACAAGCTTGTAAACTACCTCTCAACCCTTGAAAACTTCAGGGTGCAAATAGACAATCAAAAAGCTTCTCTTTTTTGTTTTGAATCAGGGAAACAGTCTTTTCTTGCCTTTAGAGAAAAGGCAACTTCCGACTCAATCTTCAACAACCAAATAGTCTATTCTTGTGAACAAAACGATTGGCAAAGCACAAAAAGCCTAAACAAAGCAATAAAAGAATACGGATACCGCCTTTTTAACCCAGCCCTTGGCTTCTTTTTAACCAACAATGAAAACTTAACTGATCTTTATAACACCATTGTTGAAGAAAAATTAAAAAAAATATTTAGAAAATTTGGGCTAGTTCCTCTTTTTAAGTATGAAAACAGCCTTGTTTATTATGCTCAAGACATAAAAAATAAGTCTGTAAACCTTGTTAACCGCCACCTTCTTGAATTTCTGCTATCTCAGGAGGAAATATTTGGTAGAAAAGAAGACTTTTCTGTTAAAGTAGCTGATGATATTCCAAGATTCATCGCCCTTTTTGACCGCGGGTTAATCCCAATTTCTTTTTATAAGACCGCTTCAAGCAAAAGCAATGTGATTAATCTAAGCGGTATTGATCTTGAAGAAACAAAAGAAAAAATAATTGTCACACCTGTTTTTTTTGAATTTGTCCCCTCAAAACAAGCCTTTAGAAACTCTCCCAAAACTCCTTTTATAAAAGAAAATCTAATCCCCAAAGGCGGATCAATCAAAGATTATCTAAAAGCAATAAACGAAGGATCTTTCTTTAAAGGTAAAATTATATCTGTTAAAGTAGGCCACGATATTGCTTTTGAAACCGACAGGCAAAAAAATCCTATTCCAAGAATAACTGTTAGTATATTTTTAGATGAACAAAATGATTAAAATAAACTATGGCTACACTAACTTTTCTAAAATACGACAAAGTAATCCAAGTTGATGCCCCACAAGTTGAGGTAACAATACAGGATTTAATCAACCAAATACGCGACTACGAAGATGAACTTGAAAATATGGATATTGAAAAGATCGCCGACGCCTACGGAAAGCAGCCACTTGGAACCAACGAATTCATAGGTATTACTCTGGTCCTTGTTAATGACTGGAGAATTGCATTTGAAGCAAGACCGGGACCTGATACTGTTACCTGCTATGTAAGAGGTGGAAATTTGGTTGCTGAGAATATTTATGACAATAACCCAATCAAACCAACTGCTTTTACCCAGGTTGTCATTGCCCAATCATCATCACCCACAATTATTAGAGCTGAGTCTGATTATGGAGCTTTGTTTTTAATCGAATCATTAAGAGGAAAACATGCTTCTTTGGGAAATATATTTTACTGGAATCCAATTTCAGGAAGTGACAGCAACAGCGGAACAAGTCCTCAGACAGCAGTTAAGACCTTTGACAAGGCCCAATCTCTTGCCACAGTCGGAAATCATGACATCATCTTTGCCATATCAACTGATCCATCAGGAGTAACAACAGTCACCACTCCCATAAGCATCACCAAATCAACTTTAAAACTTCGTGGACCAGGCTTCCCCTTTCAGTTTGCCCCAACAACAGCCGGTAGCCCAACAATTCAAATTGCCGCTGACGGAGTCGAGCTTTCAGGATTTTATGTTACCACCGCAAGCGGCGGATCTGATAATGGAATTGAAATTTCAGGAGACAATGTTTTAATCAAAGACTGCTGGGTAAGTGGTGCCAGTGCAAATGGAATTTATGTTACCAACGCTTCAAGAACCCAAATTGACACCTGCGCAATTGAAGACTGCGGCCTAAATGGAATTTTGCTTTCAAGTTCAACAGCGCTATCAACTATCAAAAAATGCATAATCACCGGAAATCAAAACGGCGTTTCCCTTTCGGGAACAAATATTAACGATAATATTTTTGAAACTAACTTAATCTATAATAACACAGGCACGGGAATTAATATTGGAACAGGAGTCTTAAGAACTGGAATAAGACTGCTTCATACCTTTGCCGGAAATGCAGTCAATATACAAGACCTTGGCACAGGTACATTCCAGGACACTTCAGGAACAATTACTCAAGGAGATATCGATGCCATTGTAGATGGCGTTTGGGATGAGATAATTGGTACCCATACTACCCCAGGCTCTGCAGGCAAGACGCTTAAAGACGCAAAAACCAAAGCCACTCTTGCTTCGCTGAA comes from Patescibacteria group bacterium and encodes:
- a CDS encoding glycosyl transferase; its protein translation is MNKTKKAGEILNQGAKLLAEGKAKQAITLFKKSINLDDKIVAAHFDLALAYMQTGDELSAIESLKKTTKLKPDDFEAFNLLGHLYMNQKMVDLALPCFLKATKINPMMAEAHYNLGVAYMQKKMFDKALSAYKKSLKVFPNNSIVFNNIGVVYEDMGNPQKALEYFKKAIKVNPQNATALQNIGAYYIKIDPKKSKEYFEKATKIEKNSDNAFFNLGVALRLTGDTEGSIAAFEKSLKLNPNNQITYGQLYHQLRDIVDFKKAKKLEGKMRSLSDKNLKEGTLPAETIFVSVIYDDNPKRNLEIAKAWSRYIEEKVAPFKRNYIFAKKKKKEKIKIGYLSNDFKDHATSHLLMGVLREHNRSKFEIYAYSYSENDKSYYRKEIEKLTKFRDILTLSDQEAADLIYKDKIDILVDLKGHTTNSRLEIAALRPAPVQIHYLGFPGSVGADFIDYFITDKILTPPKLRPYFSEKLIYMPHSYQANDNKQKILKSLSSRKQFGLPEDAFLFASFNQPYKITEDALDAWSTILKKAPKSAILFLAKNQTQVKNITSEFRKRKIDVSRIFFSLPIKKSAHLARLSLCDAALDTFICNGHTTTSDALWAGIPVITLLGKHFASRVSASLLCALGVPELITKTKEEYINLAVSLAKDTQKAKEIKEKIKANRLKEPLFDTTRFTRNLEKAYIKVWENYLSGKKPRDFVIKDEN